The Candidatus Caldatribacterium sp. genome window below encodes:
- a CDS encoding polymer-forming cytoskeletal protein — protein sequence MPFFAVLASWKNAFLGKFWRKMDPAFSRHPVDVFFPSGVSFEGEIESASLVRVEGEVWGSIRCPVAVFAETARATVEVESQCLYIEGHCRGVFRSTVLYLAPRGRVEGEVHTETLYIEDGARMRGRICVGGHVKADETREALTS from the coding sequence ATGCCCTTTTTTGCAGTACTTGCATCCTGGAAGAACGCATTTTTAGGGAAGTTCTGGAGAAAAATGGATCCCGCTTTCTCCCGGCATCCCGTGGACGTCTTTTTCCCTTCGGGAGTGAGCTTTGAAGGTGAAATCGAGAGTGCTTCTTTGGTGCGTGTTGAGGGAGAGGTCTGGGGGAGCATTCGCTGCCCGGTGGCTGTCTTTGCAGAGACGGCAAGGGCAACGGTAGAAGTGGAGTCCCAGTGCCTCTACATCGAAGGGCACTGCCGGGGGGTCTTCCGGAGCACTGTCCTTTACCTTGCTCCTCGGGGTCGCGTGGAGGGAGAGGTGCATACCGAGACCCTCTACATCGAGGATGGGGCCCGGATGCGGGGGAGAATCTGCGTTGGAGGACATGTGAAAGCCGATGAGACTCGGGAAGCTCTCACCTCGTGA